A single Cetobacterium somerae ATCC BAA-474 DNA region contains:
- a CDS encoding sugar ABC transporter ATP-binding protein: MQKELLRMSGVSKSFGENTVLKDINFTIKEGEIVGLVGENGAGKSTLMKIIFGMSLIEETGGYNGEMIFQGKKVHFKSSFDALNAGIGMVHQEFSLIPGFKASENIVLNRESLKKSFVKEIFGERISKIDFEKDRERAKVAISHLGVDLNVDTKVNEMPVAHMQFTEIAREIERENVRLLVLDEPTAVLTEKEAEILLKTMKRLASEGIAIIFITHRLNEIMDVSDRIIVLRDGIMMSELETSETNVDEITKLMIGREIGEKTKKEEKKESNPEIILEMKKLWVDMPGEKAKNINLKVQKGEIIGLGGMAGQGKVGIANGVMGLYPAGGEVIYKNEKINLNNPKIPLEKGMYFVSEDRKEVGLILEEKISMNIAYPSIYIKNKFLKERYFGLLKSIDEKEIDKNSQHYIEKLEIKCMSGSQRVGELSGGNQQKVCLAKAFTINPDILFISEPTRGIDIGAKKIVLETLKEYNRNSGMTIILTSSELEELRSVCDRIAIVTEGEIAGILSPEDDLLEFGKLMTGVKGDKNE; the protein is encoded by the coding sequence ATGCAAAAAGAACTTTTAAGAATGTCAGGAGTATCTAAGAGTTTTGGAGAAAACACAGTATTAAAAGATATAAATTTTACAATAAAAGAGGGAGAAATAGTAGGTCTTGTTGGAGAAAATGGTGCAGGAAAATCTACTTTAATGAAGATAATTTTTGGAATGTCTCTAATAGAAGAAACTGGTGGATATAACGGAGAGATGATTTTTCAAGGTAAAAAAGTACATTTTAAAAGCTCTTTTGATGCTTTAAATGCGGGAATAGGAATGGTTCATCAAGAATTTTCTTTAATTCCAGGATTTAAGGCTTCAGAGAATATAGTTCTAAATAGAGAAAGTTTAAAGAAATCTTTTGTAAAAGAGATATTTGGAGAAAGAATAAGTAAAATAGATTTTGAAAAAGATAGAGAACGAGCAAAGGTTGCAATATCACATTTAGGAGTTGATTTGAATGTAGATACTAAAGTTAATGAGATGCCTGTAGCACATATGCAATTTACAGAGATTGCAAGAGAAATAGAGAGAGAAAATGTAAGGTTATTAGTTTTAGACGAACCAACAGCAGTTTTAACAGAAAAAGAAGCTGAAATTTTATTAAAAACAATGAAAAGGTTGGCAAGTGAAGGAATAGCAATTATATTTATAACTCATAGGTTAAATGAAATTATGGATGTCTCAGACAGGATTATAGTTTTAAGAGATGGTATTATGATGAGTGAATTAGAAACATCAGAAACTAACGTAGATGAAATTACAAAATTAATGATTGGTAGAGAGATAGGAGAGAAAACTAAAAAAGAAGAAAAAAAAGAGAGTAATCCAGAAATTATTTTAGAAATGAAAAAGTTATGGGTAGATATGCCCGGTGAAAAAGCTAAAAATATAAATTTAAAAGTTCAAAAAGGTGAGATAATAGGATTAGGAGGAATGGCTGGTCAAGGAAAGGTAGGTATAGCGAATGGAGTAATGGGGCTTTATCCAGCAGGGGGAGAAGTTATATATAAAAATGAAAAAATAAATTTAAATAATCCTAAAATACCTTTGGAAAAAGGGATGTATTTTGTATCTGAAGATAGAAAAGAAGTGGGACTTATACTTGAAGAAAAGATAAGTATGAATATAGCTTATCCATCAATATATATAAAAAATAAATTTTTAAAAGAAAGATATTTTGGATTATTAAAAAGTATAGATGAAAAAGAAATAGATAAAAATAGTCAACACTACATTGAAAAATTAGAGATTAAATGTATGAGCGGGAGTCAAAGGGTAGGAGAGCTAAGTGGTGGAAATCAACAAAAGGTCTGCTTAGCAAAAGCTTTTACAATAAACCCAGATATACTTTTTATATCAGAACCTACAAGAGGAATTGATATTGGAGCAAAAAAAATTGTTCTTGAAACATTGAAAGAATATAATAGAAATAGTGGAATGACAATAATTTTAACTTCATCAGAATTGGAAGAGTTAAGATCAGTTTGCGACAGAATCGCAATTGTAACGGAGGGTGAAATTGCAGGTATTTTATCTCCAGAGGATGACCTGTTAGAATTTGGAAAATTAATGACAGGAGTTAAGGGGGACAAAAATGAATGA
- a CDS encoding ABC transporter permease subunit: MNENIVKKIKEIGLPRIIIALFLLSLYTLAPFVGVNLKVAFQDTLIRVGMNIILVLSLIPMIQGGTGLNFGMPLGVEAGLLGAVLSIELGLTGLLGFLGAILISLPISILFGYGYGSILNRVKGGEMMIATYVGFSSVAFMCIMWLVLPFKKPDMIWAYGGEGLRTTISVEGYWNKILGKIFSSSGNFSYIGEIVFFLLLAFLIKEYFKSRNGLAMKAVGSNEKFARSIGVDINKARINSVIMSTMIAGIGIIVYQQSFGFIQLYLAPFYMAFPAIAAILIGGASVRKASIFNVIVGTVLFQGVITMTPIVISGLIKTDMSETIRVIISNGMIIYALTRKGGER, translated from the coding sequence ATGAATGAGAATATAGTAAAAAAAATAAAAGAGATAGGATTACCGAGAATAATAATAGCTTTATTTCTACTTTCTCTATATACACTAGCACCTTTTGTAGGAGTTAATCTGAAAGTAGCTTTTCAAGATACTTTAATTAGGGTAGGGATGAATATAATATTAGTATTGTCTCTTATTCCAATGATTCAAGGAGGTACAGGGTTAAACTTTGGTATGCCTTTAGGTGTAGAAGCTGGATTGCTTGGAGCAGTTTTAAGTATAGAGCTAGGATTAACTGGACTACTTGGATTTTTAGGTGCAATATTGATATCATTACCAATATCAATACTATTTGGTTATGGATATGGTTCTATATTAAATAGAGTTAAAGGTGGAGAGATGATGATAGCAACATATGTTGGTTTTTCATCAGTTGCATTTATGTGTATTATGTGGCTCGTATTACCTTTTAAAAAACCTGATATGATTTGGGCATATGGTGGAGAGGGATTAAGAACAACAATAAGTGTTGAAGGATATTGGAATAAAATTTTAGGTAAAATATTTTCTTCGTCAGGAAATTTTAGTTATATTGGAGAGATAGTATTCTTTTTATTATTGGCATTTTTAATAAAAGAATATTTTAAGAGTAGAAATGGATTAGCCATGAAAGCTGTTGGATCTAATGAAAAATTTGCTAGATCAATAGGTGTTGATATTAATAAAGCAAGAATAAATTCAGTTATAATGTCAACTATGATAGCAGGAATTGGAATAATTGTTTACCAACAAAGTTTTGGATTTATACAATTGTATTTAGCACCTTTTTATATGGCATTTCCCGCTATAGCAGCCATTTTAATTGGGGGAGCTTCAGTGAGAAAAGCTTCTATATTTAATGTTATTGTTGGAACTGTTTTGTTTCAAGGAGTTATAACAATGACTCCAATAGTAATAAGTGGATTGATAAAAACAGATATGTCAGAAACTATAAGGGTTATAATATCAAATGGAATGATAATCTATGCATTAACTAGAAAAGGAGGGGAGAGATAA
- a CDS encoding ABC transporter permease has protein sequence MEKIKSFLQKNIVPIFILIFISSIIPISKLTPQYLIQEMILRLDRNLFLVLSLLIPIIAGMGLNFGIVLGAMAGQIALIFITEYRIIGYQGVFLAMILSTPIAMALGYFSGNILNKSKGKEMITSMILGLFMNGIYQLVVLYGMGSIIKISNPKLILSRGSGIRNAIDLQGIRRGLDSLLEIDVLGQKIPVATFLLVGLLCIFIVWFRKTKLGQDMRAVGQNIEIARAAGINVDRTRVLAIVISTVLAGFGQIIYLQNIGTMNTYNSHEQIGMFSIAALLIGGASAVKASIPNAITGIILFHMMFIISPVAGKELMGSAQIGEYFRVFVSYGIIALVLVMHEWRRERERRVERANEISDSKGETI, from the coding sequence ATGGAAAAAATAAAAAGTTTTTTACAAAAAAATATAGTTCCAATTTTTATTTTAATCTTTATTTCTTCAATAATTCCAATATCTAAATTAACTCCTCAATACTTAATTCAAGAGATGATATTAAGATTAGATAGAAATTTATTCTTAGTTCTATCGTTGTTAATACCAATAATAGCTGGAATGGGGTTAAACTTTGGTATTGTTTTAGGAGCAATGGCTGGACAAATAGCTCTTATTTTTATAACAGAGTATAGAATAATAGGATATCAAGGAGTATTTTTAGCTATGATTTTATCAACTCCTATAGCAATGGCATTGGGATATTTTAGTGGAAATATATTAAACAAATCTAAAGGAAAAGAGATGATAACTTCCATGATTTTAGGATTATTTATGAATGGAATTTATCAATTAGTTGTTTTGTATGGAATGGGAAGCATAATAAAGATATCAAATCCAAAATTGATACTTTCAAGGGGAAGTGGAATAAGAAATGCAATAGATTTGCAAGGTATTAGAAGAGGATTAGACAGCCTATTAGAAATAGATGTTTTAGGACAAAAAATACCTGTAGCAACATTTTTGTTAGTAGGACTTTTATGCATATTTATAGTTTGGTTTAGAAAAACCAAGTTAGGACAAGATATGAGAGCAGTGGGACAAAATATTGAAATAGCTAGAGCGGCAGGAATAAATGTAGATAGAACAAGAGTTTTAGCTATTGTAATATCGACGGTGCTTGCAGGATTTGGACAGATTATATATTTGCAAAATATAGGAACTATGAATACTTACAATAGTCATGAACAAATAGGGATGTTTTCTATTGCTGCTTTATTAATTGGAGGAGCATCGGCTGTTAAAGCAAGTATTCCAAATGCAATAACGGGAATTATTTTATTTCATATGATGTTTATTATTTCTCCTGTGGCAGGAAAAGAATTGATGGGATCAGCTCAAATAGGAGAGTATTTTAGAGTGTTTGTATCGTATGGAATAATAGCTTTAGTTTTAGTGATGCATGAATGGAGAAGAGAACGAGAGAGACGAGTAGAAAGAGCAAATGAAATCTCTGATAGCAAGGGGGAAACTATATGA
- a CDS encoding DUF6672 family protein, with amino-acid sequence MRKKLSILIFLSLVCLIGWILYSTGQEHTLIVNNNYKNKDMSTNIVIKISGEKDKKIGKNKKAVFDLKGVTHKFSILVNEKQIDGVVNFKMNKSGELEVEKFLNNEENWLKTINQY; translated from the coding sequence ATGAGAAAAAAATTAAGCATATTGATATTTTTATCTCTTGTATGTTTAATTGGCTGGATTTTATATTCAACAGGGCAAGAACATACTTTAATTGTAAATAATAATTATAAAAATAAAGATATGAGTACAAATATAGTGATAAAAATTTCTGGAGAAAAAGATAAAAAAATAGGGAAGAATAAAAAAGCAGTGTTTGATTTAAAAGGGGTAACTCATAAATTTTCTATTCTGGTAAATGAAAAGCAAATTGATGGAGTTGTAAATTTTAAGATGAATAAGAGTGGAGAACTAGAAGTGGAAAAGTTTTTAAATAATGAAGAAAATTGGTTAAAAACAATTAATCAATATTAA
- a CDS encoding murein L,D-transpeptidase catalytic domain family protein — protein MKQKLLLLFFILYMTVFSSTSSLYKSLELKDKMNYSVFKNAVKGASKIKGKTFQFLTVIDFTKPSTEPRFSVIDLKKKKLLYYTYVSHGKNSGKVLATKFSNAPNSFQSSLGFFITDTKPYFGNYGYSLRLKGLENRFNSNAYDRAIVIHGADYASKKYIDQMGFLGRTLGCPAIPTELSKEVIDLLSDNSIIFIAGDDTKYLKESTFIN, from the coding sequence ATGAAACAAAAATTATTATTATTATTTTTTATTCTTTATATGACTGTTTTTAGCTCTACTTCATCTCTCTATAAATCATTGGAACTAAAAGATAAAATGAATTATAGTGTATTTAAGAATGCCGTAAAAGGGGCTTCTAAAATTAAAGGGAAAACCTTTCAGTTTTTAACAGTTATTGATTTTACTAAACCATCTACTGAACCAAGATTCTCAGTTATTGACTTAAAGAAAAAAAAGTTACTTTATTATACTTATGTTTCTCATGGAAAAAACAGTGGAAAAGTTCTTGCTACAAAATTCTCTAATGCACCTAACTCTTTCCAAAGTTCTCTTGGATTTTTTATTACTGATACAAAGCCATATTTTGGAAATTACGGTTATTCTTTAAGATTAAAAGGCCTAGAAAATCGTTTTAACTCTAATGCCTATGATCGAGCAATTGTCATACATGGCGCTGATTATGCATCTAAAAAATATATTGATCAAATGGGATTTTTAGGAAGAACTCTTGGATGCCCTGCTATTCCAACTGAACTATCTAAAGAGGTTATTGATCTTTTATCTGACAACTCGATAATTTTTATAGCTGGTGACGATACAAAATATCTAAAAGAAAGCACCTTTATAAATTAA
- a CDS encoding Rqc2 family fibronectin-binding protein, translated as MLYLDGISLNKIKTELETSLKGKGVNKVVQTSSLAVSINFGKQRFILSCFPSLSLCYLSDTKEDNLLEENSSFALNLKKYIVGSTLISINQLGYDRILIFTFSKLNELGEVKIYNLYFEMMGKHSNLILTTKENKVLDSIKRFSIEENPSRVLFPGIDYSTPSLEKKLSPLNLNEEEFLKEKNEKSLLKNIEGLGKTLANSLTSFENLKNILKDKIAPKIFFNEHNEIILATVLNIEPKEYDTVITYSSFQELINFYLNNQNLSNTFKILKDKLTSCIKKEIKKSEKVIISIKKDLEEKKNFDRYRELGDILAASLYSLKKGMTEVELYDFYNDCMCTIPLDPLVTPQINLEKIYKKYNKLKKGMEYNQKRLIEISDNLKYFLGVESFINNSDSKENLKLIEEELSSQGYLKVPSKTKHKKNIKKQVIKTFNFGEITIDGILVRYGRNNLENDALTTKYSHREDMWFHCKDMPGTHAVVNANELLSEKSIYDIAVFCGQQSKLPKGTKLTVDYTQIKYLNKPKGAKPGFVTYKIFKSIVVTL; from the coding sequence ATGTTGTACCTTGATGGTATATCTTTAAATAAAATTAAAACTGAGCTAGAAACTTCTTTAAAAGGAAAAGGTGTGAATAAAGTGGTTCAAACTAGTTCTCTTGCTGTAAGTATTAATTTTGGGAAACAGAGATTTATACTCTCTTGTTTCCCTTCTCTTTCATTATGCTACCTATCAGATACAAAAGAGGATAATTTATTAGAAGAAAATAGTTCTTTTGCCTTAAACTTAAAAAAATATATTGTTGGCTCAACTTTAATATCTATTAATCAATTGGGATATGATAGAATTCTTATTTTTACTTTTTCTAAACTGAATGAACTTGGAGAAGTAAAAATCTATAATCTATATTTTGAGATGATGGGAAAGCACTCTAATCTTATTCTTACTACAAAAGAAAATAAAGTACTAGACTCTATAAAACGTTTTTCTATTGAAGAGAATCCAAGTAGAGTATTGTTCCCTGGAATTGATTATTCAACACCATCTCTTGAAAAAAAACTTTCTCCCTTAAACTTAAACGAGGAGGAGTTTCTTAAAGAGAAAAATGAAAAATCACTTCTTAAAAACATAGAAGGACTTGGAAAAACTCTCGCTAATTCACTTACATCATTTGAAAATCTAAAAAATATTTTAAAAGATAAAATAGCTCCTAAAATATTTTTTAATGAACATAATGAAATTATCTTAGCTACTGTTTTAAATATAGAGCCTAAAGAATATGATACTGTAATTACATATAGTTCATTCCAAGAGCTGATAAATTTTTATTTAAACAATCAAAATTTATCTAATACTTTTAAAATTTTAAAAGATAAACTTACATCTTGTATAAAAAAAGAGATTAAAAAATCTGAAAAAGTAATTATTTCTATAAAAAAAGATCTTGAAGAGAAAAAAAACTTTGATAGATACAGAGAGCTTGGAGATATATTAGCTGCCTCTTTATATTCTTTAAAAAAAGGCATGACTGAAGTAGAACTTTATGATTTCTATAATGATTGTATGTGCACAATTCCTTTAGATCCATTAGTTACACCTCAGATAAATTTAGAAAAAATATATAAAAAATACAATAAGTTAAAAAAAGGTATGGAATATAATCAAAAAAGATTAATTGAAATATCTGATAATTTAAAATATTTTTTAGGTGTTGAATCTTTTATTAATAATAGTGATTCTAAAGAAAATCTAAAGCTAATTGAAGAAGAGCTTTCTAGTCAAGGTTATTTAAAAGTTCCTTCTAAAACAAAACATAAAAAAAATATTAAAAAACAAGTTATTAAAACTTTTAATTTTGGAGAAATTACTATTGATGGTATTTTAGTTCGATATGGTCGAAATAATTTAGAAAATGATGCTCTAACAACTAAATATTCTCATAGAGAAGATATGTGGTTCCACTGTAAAGATATGCCTGGAACTCATGCTGTTGTGAACGCCAATGAATTATTATCTGAAAAGTCTATTTATGATATTGCTGTATTTTGTGGTCAACAATCAAAGTTACCTAAAGGAACTAAACTTACAGTAGATTACACACAAATTAAATATTTAAATAAACCTAAAGGAGCTAAACCTGGGTTTGTTACTTACAAAATTTTTAAATCAATTGTCGTTACTTTATAA
- a CDS encoding MarR family winged helix-turn-helix transcriptional regulator, with translation MNNINKVNDVLENFYKLFYETEDLALKRGIKCITHTELHIIEAIGKESLSMNELSDRLGITMGTATVAITKLREKGFIDRVRSDADRRKVYVSLSKKGIEALNYHNTYHKNIISTITENIPEKDLNHFTETFELILKNLKDKTEFFKPHSVTEFPVGTVVSINEVKGTPIIQDYFANNGIEHYSTVKIVESEEKDKVALEKEDGSILKVNLLDAKNLIAIKVEE, from the coding sequence ATGAATAATATAAATAAAGTAAATGATGTATTAGAAAACTTTTACAAGCTTTTCTACGAAACAGAAGATTTAGCATTAAAAAGAGGTATTAAATGTATAACTCATACTGAGTTACACATAATTGAAGCCATTGGAAAAGAATCACTTAGTATGAATGAACTATCTGATAGACTTGGAATAACTATGGGAACTGCTACAGTTGCAATTACAAAACTAAGAGAAAAAGGATTCATTGATAGAGTTCGTTCTGATGCTGATAGAAGAAAAGTTTACGTTTCTCTATCTAAAAAAGGTATTGAAGCATTAAACTATCATAATACTTATCACAAAAATATAATTTCAACTATAACAGAAAATATTCCAGAAAAGGATTTAAATCATTTTACTGAAACTTTTGAATTGATTTTAAAAAATTTAAAAGATAAAACAGAATTTTTTAAGCCTCATTCTGTTACAGAGTTTCCTGTAGGAACTGTAGTATCTATCAATGAGGTTAAAGGAACACCTATTATACAGGATTATTTTGCTAATAATGGAATCGAGCATTACTCAACAGTTAAAATTGTAGAATCTGAAGAAAAAGATAAGGTAGCACTTGAAAAAGAGGATGGTTCTATTTTAAAAGTTAATCTTTTAGATGCAAAAAATCTTATTGCTATAAAGGTTGAAGAATAA
- the rpe gene encoding ribulose-phosphate 3-epimerase, with protein sequence MKKDIKIAPSILSADFSQLGNEVIAIDKAGADYIHIDVMDGMFVPNITFGAPVIKAIRNKTSLVFDVHLMIEAPERYIEDFVKAGADIIVVHAEATKHLHRTIQLIKSFGVKAGVSLNPATPVEAIKYVIDDLDMVLVMSVNPGFGGQKFIENSIQKIQEVRNLNNTVDIQVDGGITNETIGKCIDAGANIFVAGSYVFSGNYEERIKSLKER encoded by the coding sequence ATAAAAAAAGATATCAAAATAGCACCATCAATTCTTTCAGCAGATTTTAGTCAATTAGGCAATGAAGTTATAGCAATTGACAAAGCTGGAGCCGACTATATACACATTGATGTTATGGATGGAATGTTTGTACCAAACATAACTTTTGGAGCACCTGTTATAAAAGCTATTAGAAATAAAACTAGTTTAGTTTTTGATGTTCACCTTATGATTGAAGCACCTGAAAGATATATTGAAGATTTTGTTAAAGCCGGTGCTGACATAATTGTTGTTCATGCTGAAGCTACAAAACATCTTCATAGAACTATTCAATTAATTAAGTCTTTTGGAGTTAAAGCTGGTGTATCTTTAAATCCTGCTACTCCTGTTGAAGCGATAAAATATGTTATCGATGATTTAGATATGGTTTTAGTTATGTCTGTTAATCCTGGATTTGGAGGACAAAAATTTATTGAAAATTCAATCCAAAAAATTCAAGAAGTTCGTAATTTAAATAATACTGTTGATATTCAAGTAGATGGTGGAATAACAAATGAAACAATTGGAAAATGTATAGATGCTGGAGCTAATATTTTTGTTGCTGGTTCTTATGTTTTCTCTGGTAATTATGAGGAGAGAATTAAATCTTTAAAGGAGAGATAA
- the rsgA gene encoding ribosome small subunit-dependent GTPase A, which produces MNKIQGFYNIESEGKEYLCKLRGILKRSDKRENCTVGDYVVFDADGFITEVKPRKNLLRRPLVANIDYGVIQFAAKDPAIDYEKINILILNSLYNKISPVLIINKIDLLSQEELEEIKSNLEYLSKIDIPVFYISTYKNLGMDELKSFLKDKVTAFGGPSGVGKSSILNLLQDSKELKTGETSKRLRAGKHTTRDSKLLTLPSGGFVIDTPGFSSVDLPPTSDAQDLISLFPEFHQFGDGCKFNNCVHVNEPQCGIKSAVDSGKITKERYEFYKRCYDKSKNEIWNKY; this is translated from the coding sequence ATCAATAAAATTCAAGGATTTTATAATATTGAAAGTGAAGGAAAAGAATATCTTTGTAAATTAAGAGGGATTTTAAAAAGATCAGACAAAAGGGAAAATTGTACAGTGGGAGATTATGTTGTTTTTGATGCAGATGGCTTTATAACTGAAGTTAAGCCTAGAAAAAATCTTTTAAGAAGACCTTTAGTTGCAAATATCGACTATGGTGTTATTCAATTTGCTGCTAAAGATCCCGCTATTGACTATGAAAAAATAAATATTTTAATATTAAATAGCTTATATAATAAAATCAGTCCTGTATTAATAATCAATAAAATAGATCTTTTATCACAAGAGGAATTAGAGGAAATTAAATCTAATTTAGAATACCTATCTAAGATAGATATTCCAGTTTTTTACATATCAACTTACAAAAATCTTGGTATGGACGAATTAAAATCATTTTTAAAAGATAAAGTTACTGCTTTTGGTGGTCCTTCTGGAGTTGGTAAATCAAGTATTTTAAATTTATTACAAGATTCAAAAGAATTAAAAACAGGAGAGACAAGCAAAAGATTAAGAGCCGGAAAACATACAACTAGAGATAGTAAACTCCTTACTCTTCCTAGTGGAGGCTTTGTTATTGATACTCCAGGATTTTCATCTGTTGATCTGCCTCCTACTAGCGATGCTCAAGATTTAATATCACTTTTCCCTGAATTTCATCAATTTGGAGATGGATGTAAATTTAATAACTGCGTTCATGTAAATGAACCTCAATGTGGTATAAAGTCTGCTGTTGATTCAGGAAAAATTACAAAAGAAAGATATGAATTTTACAAACGTTGTTATGATAAATCTAAAAATGAAATTTGGAATAAATATTAG
- a CDS encoding PASTA domain-containing protein — MKKYLAYLLSCILIVFICFFSFNIFLKTYFNKSFYSLPNLVGMNLKQIEKIPSIDKVNVIVAGNDFSDLPIGTIFKQNPAPEKIVKEGRTVRVWLSKGKDDYTMPDFTNKNLIEVSAKLQEEGVKIKKVSYTSSNLPYNTVLATTPSLGQNTQKNKGVSLLLSNSNSVASVEVPDTIGFTYEEATNELISKGLIVGVVKEKVIPNLEKGIVVETTHIGETVPAGTIIDIVVSY; from the coding sequence ATGAAAAAATATTTAGCATATTTGCTATCATGTATACTTATTGTTTTTATCTGTTTTTTTAGTTTTAATATATTCTTAAAAACATATTTTAACAAAAGTTTTTATTCTTTACCAAATCTTGTTGGAATGAATCTAAAACAGATAGAAAAAATACCATCTATTGATAAAGTAAATGTAATCGTTGCAGGAAATGATTTTTCTGATTTACCAATTGGAACTATCTTCAAACAAAATCCAGCTCCTGAAAAAATTGTAAAAGAGGGAAGAACTGTTAGAGTTTGGTTAAGCAAAGGTAAAGATGACTATACTATGCCTGATTTTACAAATAAAAACCTTATCGAAGTTTCAGCTAAACTCCAAGAAGAAGGAGTTAAAATAAAAAAAGTTTCTTATACATCTTCAAACTTACCATACAATACTGTTTTAGCCACAACTCCATCTTTAGGCCAAAACACTCAAAAAAACAAAGGAGTATCTCTTTTATTAAGTAATTCTAATTCTGTAGCTTCTGTGGAAGTTCCTGATACAATCGGATTTACATATGAAGAGGCTACCAACGAATTAATTTCAAAAGGTCTTATTGTTGGCGTTGTTAAAGAAAAAGTAATTCCTAATTTAGAAAAAGGAATTGTTGTTGAAACTACTCATATTGGTGAAACTGTCCCTGCTGGAACTATCATTGATATTGTTGTTAGTTATTAA
- the hpt gene encoding hypoxanthine phosphoribosyltransferase — MDYTIEKMISEGDLQARIREVAKEIEKDYEGKDLICVGLLKGSIMFMADLLKNVELDLAMDFMKVSSYHGGTDSTGVVKILKDVDEDLTGKDVLIIEDIIDTGLTLESVKKFLMSKQPKSLKVCSLLDKPSRRKVEMVGEYIGFEIPDEFVVGYGLDYDELYRNLPYIGKVVRK; from the coding sequence ATGGATTACACAATAGAGAAAATGATTTCTGAGGGTGATTTACAAGCTAGAATAAGAGAGGTTGCAAAAGAGATTGAAAAAGATTATGAAGGAAAAGATCTTATTTGTGTAGGTCTACTTAAGGGATCAATCATGTTCATGGCAGATTTACTAAAGAATGTGGAATTAGATTTAGCTATGGATTTCATGAAAGTCTCTAGTTACCATGGAGGAACTGATAGTACAGGTGTAGTAAAGATTTTAAAAGATGTTGATGAAGATTTAACAGGAAAAGATGTTTTAATTATAGAGGATATAATCGATACAGGTTTAACTTTAGAATCAGTTAAAAAATTCTTAATGTCAAAACAACCAAAATCTTTAAAAGTGTGTTCTTTATTAGATAAACCAAGTAGAAGAAAAGTAGAAATGGTTGGAGAGTATATTGGATTTGAAATTCCAGATGAGTTTGTAGTTGGATATGGTTTAGATTACGATGAGCTATATAGAAACCTTCCTTATATTGGAAAAGTAGTTAGAAAGTAA